The following proteins are co-located in the candidate division WOR-3 bacterium genome:
- a CDS encoding glycosyltransferase family 4 protein: MRFLFPLLSFKKHGGVRALSLLMNGLAERGHEVYLVVPEDTYEEFYELNPEVKKIFTPPRRRNPISVLRTLLHLFTKAPPADFVVVSFFPTYFPALLHKSLKKSKLVYYIQDAEQLFYPFPFSLIASITYLLPANLILCASTWVKNKTVRRGKILNPPVDEAFLSMPSQCSKNLSHIALTFRWDKRKGPELARRILLNPKFTEFEFFVAGQDPEVEKPNVHYLGNLKTEELIKVYDHSTFFILTSKFEGFGLPPLEAMARGCIPISFTKTGPLDYIAHGKNGFFVETEDKLYEVFKALSQNPEKVSELSRNCITTAKQFTAERFLREFESSLNLS, translated from the coding sequence ATGAGATTCCTTTTCCCCCTGCTTTCTTTTAAAAAACACGGTGGAGTGAGGGCTCTCTCTCTTTTGATGAATGGTCTTGCTGAGAGGGGGCATGAGGTATACTTAGTAGTCCCAGAAGATACCTATGAGGAATTTTACGAACTCAATCCAGAGGTCAAAAAAATTTTCACGCCACCCCGCCGACGAAACCCCATAAGTGTTCTCCGTACCCTTCTCCATCTTTTTACCAAAGCACCGCCAGCAGATTTCGTCGTCGTAAGTTTCTTTCCTACCTATTTTCCAGCCCTTCTGCACAAGTCTCTCAAAAAATCAAAGCTGGTTTATTATATCCAGGATGCTGAGCAACTCTTTTACCCTTTCCCTTTCTCCCTAATTGCTTCCATCACCTATCTGTTACCCGCCAACCTAATCCTCTGCGCATCCACCTGGGTAAAGAATAAAACCGTCCGTAGGGGTAAGATTCTCAACCCACCTGTTGATGAAGCCTTTCTCTCGATGCCTTCCCAATGCTCAAAAAACCTGAGTCACATTGCGCTCACCTTCCGCTGGGATAAGAGAAAGGGGCCGGAGCTCGCCCGGAGAATTCTCCTGAACCCCAAATTTACGGAATTTGAGTTTTTCGTCGCTGGGCAAGACCCTGAAGTTGAAAAACCAAACGTCCATTACCTTGGGAACTTAAAAACCGAGGAGCTTATCAAAGTTTATGATCACTCCACCTTCTTCATACTTACATCAAAATTCGAAGGTTTCGGCCTCCCGCCCTTAGAGGCCATGGCAAGGGGGTGTATTCCTATATCCTTCACAAAAACAGGCCCGTTGGATTATATAGCTCATGGAAAAAACGGCTTTTTCGTGGAAACGGAAGATAAACTCTATGAAGTTTTTAAAGCCCTTTCACAAAACCCAGAAAAAGTCAGCGAACTATCGAGAAATTGTATCACAACAGCAAAACAATTCACAGCAGAAAGATTTCTTAGAGAGTTCGAATCCTCCTTAAATTTATCTTAA
- a CDS encoding HD domain-containing protein — MSDFLDFFENAYRLKRTPRSGFWYYGIKEPETVAEHIFGVSLLAYIFGYYLNKYHQLNLNMEKILKMAIVHELGEALIGDLHLESRQFLGECVVEAEKKAFKEMTEKLPEGLREEVLSLFEEFEEGKTPEAIFVRSMDKVDLLIQAFIYEKTGYKNLQNFFGEKKNFEYIEKIPEIKEFIESLKARRPK, encoded by the coding sequence ATGTCCGATTTTCTCGACTTTTTTGAAAATGCCTATAGGCTTAAGAGAACGCCGCGCTCAGGGTTCTGGTATTATGGAATTAAAGAACCTGAAACCGTTGCGGAGCACATCTTTGGAGTCTCGCTATTAGCCTATATTTTTGGCTACTACCTCAACAAGTATCACCAGTTGAACCTAAATATGGAAAAAATTCTAAAAATGGCAATTGTGCATGAGCTTGGGGAGGCCCTGATAGGGGACCTCCACTTAGAATCACGGCAGTTCTTGGGGGAATGTGTCGTAGAGGCTGAAAAAAAGGCCTTCAAAGAGATGACCGAAAAGCTGCCAGAGGGGCTGAGAGAGGAGGTTTTAAGCCTTTTCGAAGAATTTGAAGAAGGGAAAACTCCCGAGGCTATTTTTGTCCGATCAATGGATAAGGTAGACCTCTTAATTCAGGCCTTTATTTATGAAAAAACGGGCTACAAAAACCTGCAGAACTTTTTTGGAGAAAAGAAAAACTTCGAATACATCGAGAAAATTCCGGAGATTAAGGAATTTATTGAAAGCCTGAAAGCAAGGAGACCAAAATGA
- the rpe gene encoding ribulose-phosphate 3-epimerase codes for MKVSPSILACDFSNLKEEIKSVENADLLHLDIMDGVFVPNITFGPFMVETINKLTELPLESHLMIIDPLKYIEAFAKAGSDIVIFHVEAKTDVLKALKKIKSLGIKAGLSLNPETPLRTLLPYFELLDVVLVMSVNPGFYGQKFMPQVLPKLEKLKEIKDSKKYNFTIEVDGGINEETAKLVAPYVDVIVSGAYIFESKNRKEKIDYLKKLLP; via the coding sequence ATGAAGGTTTCACCATCTATTCTTGCTTGCGACTTTTCAAACTTAAAGGAAGAAATAAAGAGCGTCGAGAACGCCGACCTCCTGCACCTCGACATAATGGACGGTGTCTTCGTGCCCAACATTACCTTTGGACCCTTTATGGTTGAAACAATTAACAAACTCACTGAACTCCCCTTAGAGAGTCACTTGATGATCATCGACCCTTTAAAATACATAGAAGCATTCGCCAAAGCGGGCTCAGATATTGTCATTTTCCATGTGGAAGCTAAAACCGATGTTCTTAAGGCCTTGAAAAAGATCAAAAGCTTAGGAATCAAAGCTGGTCTCTCTTTAAATCCAGAGACCCCTCTAAGAACCCTTCTCCCCTACTTTGAACTCTTGGATGTTGTTTTAGTAATGTCGGTAAACCCTGGTTTTTATGGTCAGAAATTTATGCCACAGGTGCTCCCAAAACTTGAAAAACTTAAAGAGATAAAAGATTCGAAAAAGTACAATTTTACAATCGAGGTTGATGGCGGAATTAACGAGGAAACGGCAAAACTTGTTGCACCTTATGTCGATGTAATAGTTTCGGGGGCTTATATTTTTGAATCAAAAAATCGAAAGGAAAAAATTGACTACTTGAAAAAACTTTTACCTTAA
- the rpsP gene encoding 30S ribosomal protein S16 — protein sequence MVKIRLQRVGRSGLPLYRIVVQDARVARNGKVIEVLGHYNPVKDVTELNTELLEKWLSQGAQMTPRVAKLYKFYKKINQQQAQ from the coding sequence GTGGTCAAAATCAGATTACAGCGAGTCGGAAGAAGTGGATTACCACTTTACAGAATTGTTGTTCAAGATGCCCGTGTTGCAAGGAATGGAAAAGTTATAGAGGTTCTCGGTCATTACAATCCCGTTAAAGACGTTACTGAGTTAAATACCGAACTCCTTGAAAAGTGGCTTTCACAGGGGGCGCAGATGACCCCCAGGGTCGCTAAACTCTACAAATTTTACAAAAAAATAAATCAGCAGCAAGCACAATAA
- a CDS encoding KH domain-containing protein, with protein MAELKELLEYIVKELVDSPEQVSVKEIPGEKTVIFELRVGAGDLGKVIGREGRTAKAIRQIIQAAAMRKGKRAHIEILE; from the coding sequence ATGGCGGAGCTCAAAGAATTGCTCGAGTACATAGTAAAAGAATTAGTGGACTCACCTGAACAGGTATCTGTGAAAGAGATACCCGGCGAAAAGACCGTGATCTTCGAACTCAGAGTAGGTGCTGGTGATCTCGGAAAGGTAATCGGCCGTGAAGGTAGAACAGCAAAAGCCATAAGGCAGATCATCCAGGCTGCCGCAATGAGGAAGGGTAAGAGGGCACACATAGAGATCCTTGAATAA
- the rimM gene encoding ribosome maturation factor RimM (Essential for efficient processing of 16S rRNA): protein MNKDLVTVGKIEKAFGLRGELRVHPEVFYEDFVKFQKFIVISPKGGKKVLQVERVRSGAGNTIIIKFKGIDSREVAEKLAGLNLLVPEEELPGTDVDEFYVKDLIGCKIFHLSQEVGLVTDYLAQGKIGSLVVITKEGVEILIPFVKRFIEKIDLEKKEIEVKDLDDLKELNQ from the coding sequence TTGAATAAAGATCTCGTTACAGTAGGAAAGATAGAAAAAGCCTTTGGACTTCGGGGTGAACTTCGGGTTCACCCCGAAGTTTTTTATGAAGACTTTGTAAAATTCCAGAAATTTATTGTGATCAGCCCAAAGGGCGGAAAAAAAGTTTTACAGGTTGAAAGGGTTCGAAGCGGTGCCGGAAACACAATTATAATAAAATTTAAAGGGATTGACTCCCGTGAGGTAGCCGAAAAACTTGCCGGCTTGAACCTATTAGTACCTGAAGAAGAATTACCGGGTACAGATGTGGACGAATTTTACGTAAAGGATTTAATAGGATGCAAAATTTTCCATTTGAGCCAGGAAGTAGGTTTAGTAACTGATTATTTAGCACAGGGTAAAATCGGGAGCCTCGTTGTAATAACAAAAGAAGGTGTTGAAATCCTCATACCTTTCGTGAAGAGGTTCATAGAAAAGATTGACCTCGAAAAAAAGGAAATCGAGGTAAAAGACCTGGACGACCTTAAAGAATTAAATCAATGA
- the trmD gene encoding tRNA (guanosine(37)-N1)-methyltransferase TrmD, protein MKIHIITLFPEIFTPYLRVGPVRKAIETNQIEVNLYNPRDYAPSPKEVDDYPFGGFSGMVLKIEPIYSILMRIEYRGKVILPTPQGKLLNQKMVEELEKEDALTIICGRYKGVDERISKFVDLEISIGDYVLSGGEIPALILLDAISRLKEGTLGNKDSCLTDSIISSILDAPYYTRPQEFEGEKVPDVLTSGDHEKVLSWARKEALKRTILRRPELLYKAKLTKEDIKLIKEIEEELKWRT, encoded by the coding sequence ATGAAGATCCACATAATTACTCTCTTCCCAGAGATTTTTACGCCCTACCTTAGAGTAGGCCCTGTCAGAAAAGCTATCGAAACCAATCAAATTGAAGTCAACCTTTATAACCCGAGGGATTATGCGCCTTCACCTAAGGAGGTGGATGATTACCCCTTCGGTGGCTTCAGCGGAATGGTCCTCAAAATTGAACCCATATATAGCATCCTTATGAGAATTGAATACAGGGGGAAAGTGATCCTTCCAACACCTCAGGGGAAACTTCTTAATCAAAAAATGGTTGAGGAACTGGAAAAAGAAGATGCGCTAACTATTATTTGCGGTAGGTACAAAGGCGTTGATGAAAGGATTTCAAAATTCGTGGATCTTGAAATTTCCATCGGCGATTATGTGCTATCCGGTGGAGAGATACCTGCTCTAATATTACTGGATGCCATTTCGAGGCTAAAGGAAGGGACACTGGGAAATAAGGACTCTTGTTTGACTGATTCTATAATATCCAGTATACTTGATGCACCTTATTACACCCGCCCTCAAGAGTTTGAGGGTGAGAAGGTCCCTGATGTTTTGACATCAGGAGACCATGAGAAGGTTTTAAGCTGGGCAAGAAAAGAGGCTTTAAAGAGAACTATACTTAGACGTCCTGAGCTTCTTTACAAAGCGAAGCTCACAAAGGAAGATATAAAGTTAATTAAGGAAATCGAGGAGGAGCTGAAATGGAGGACATAA
- the rplS gene encoding 50S ribosomal protein L19: MEDIIREIEKEFYRTDIPDFGPGDTVRVYVKIKELKEDPKTKQLVERVRTQPFEGVVIRRRGSGLGETFTVRKVTQGVGIEKIFPVHSPIIEKIEVLRRGKVRRARLYYLREKKGKEARIREKI, from the coding sequence ATGGAGGACATAATTAGGGAAATTGAAAAAGAGTTTTACAGAACCGATATTCCCGATTTTGGGCCTGGTGATACCGTTAGGGTCTATGTGAAAATTAAGGAACTCAAAGAGGATCCCAAAACGAAGCAACTCGTTGAAAGAGTCAGAACTCAGCCCTTCGAAGGTGTTGTTATTCGTAGAAGGGGTAGTGGGCTCGGCGAAACCTTCACAGTGAGAAAGGTTACCCAGGGAGTTGGTATTGAAAAGATCTTTCCCGTCCACTCTCCTATAATTGAGAAGATCGAAGTTTTAAGGAGAGGAAAGGTTAGAAGGGCAAGGCTCTACTACCTCAGGGAGAAGAAGGGTAAAGAAGCCAGAATTCGTGAGAAAATTTAG
- a CDS encoding DUF192 domain-containing protein, which yields MRKFSFAFLILLSFCTRKSKEIQSYKLIYIKGKPLYVELATNPEEWEKGLMGRDSLPDSCGMLFIFHYPDVRSFWMKNTTLPLSLAYIDSTFVIREIYELKPLDETPVFSKSRVQYVIEVNRGWFERNGVKEGDTVFIPFIK from the coding sequence GTGAGAAAATTTAGTTTTGCGTTTTTAATTTTACTGAGCTTCTGTACCAGAAAATCAAAGGAAATTCAAAGCTATAAGCTTATTTACATTAAAGGCAAACCTTTATACGTTGAACTCGCAACCAATCCCGAGGAATGGGAAAAGGGCTTAATGGGGAGGGATTCTCTACCCGACTCCTGTGGAATGCTCTTTATCTTCCATTACCCCGATGTGCGTTCCTTCTGGATGAAAAACACCACCCTACCCCTCTCCTTAGCCTATATTGATAGTACCTTTGTAATAAGAGAAATCTATGAACTTAAGCCCCTCGACGAAACCCCCGTGTTCTCAAAGTCGAGGGTTCAATACGTAATAGAAGTCAATAGAGGCTGGTTTGAAAGGAATGGGGTTAAGGAAGGGGATACCGTATTTATCCCTTTTATAAAGTAA
- a CDS encoding LemA family protein, whose translation MSGFLILLIVVALLLVIFISIYNGLVRMRFAVRNAFADIDVQLKKRHDLIPNLVETVKGYAAHERTTLENVVKARQMALDSKTPEDKMKSENMLTQALRQLFAVVENYPNLKANENFMMLQRELANIEEAIQNARRYYNAVVRDYNTRIRVFPSNIVASMFGFKEEPFFEIGLPEEREVPKVQF comes from the coding sequence ATGAGCGGATTTTTGATACTACTTATTGTTGTTGCCCTCCTCCTGGTAATATTCATCTCCATTTATAATGGCCTTGTGAGAATGAGGTTTGCGGTAAGGAATGCCTTTGCAGATATTGATGTTCAATTGAAAAAGAGACACGATCTTATTCCCAACTTAGTTGAAACGGTAAAAGGCTATGCAGCACATGAGAGAACGACCCTTGAGAATGTGGTCAAGGCGAGACAAATGGCTCTCGATTCGAAGACTCCGGAAGATAAGATGAAATCGGAAAATATGCTTACTCAGGCGCTCCGACAACTCTTTGCAGTGGTGGAAAATTACCCCAATCTTAAAGCTAACGAGAATTTCATGATGCTTCAAAGGGAACTCGCAAACATTGAAGAAGCCATTCAAAATGCCCGCAGGTATTACAATGCAGTGGTGAGGGACTATAATACGAGGATAAGGGTTTTCCCTTCCAATATTGTTGCCAGTATGTTTGGATTTAAGGAGGAACCCTTCTTCGAGATCGGGTTGCCTGAAGAGAGGGAGGTACCGAAGGTACAGTTCTAA
- a CDS encoding PilC/PilY family type IV pilus protein has translation MLNKKFLLLIMLFTAGSLLAQMEGEPCNVPPFLAQKVTPNILIIMDNSGSMGDPAYWEDYNPNRRYYGYFDPDKVYEYDGNAWVPVNNSADYYTYWPGNVLNWAVMSRMSVLKKVLVGGKAEARSPRGFAHTLLCESRYSWTRYATLNGRTYAFYVVGGSPSSLEIYWLKVWYWDRILSAQNRVEIDSTFSRGVIQKLGDKDMDGRWDDDAPRFWLINFNAKGNGRELNSLGRIVYTRSDNDGGFVSSYYQDNSSMSGFVNAVQNTDPETWTPLAECLLETVAYFQQNPQPYFYNNDYKTGTQWDPMGDPRYWCRKSFVLLLTDGEATRDKDPVLQQVIGDYDRDGLEPNFTDSQIDPYSGHYLDDAALYMHVNDLRPNIPGTQNLTLYSVFVFGRGHSLLAEASKDGGFIDYNGNNRPDLQKEWDANNDGVPDTYYEAENGEDIERAIEAAILDIMRRVSSATAASVISQTQRGEGTMYQAFFQPSYFTSGGELTWIGEVGAYFVDKNGNLREDTDQDGKLDSTDYIIKFKVEGNETKAERYAVSNDMSYRVDEVDIWDVNFLWRAGKGLLDKQAGYRNIKAIIPSGSGYSLVDFTTSQRSKFQSYLGVSGTVNFIDSLINYVRGVDYQNPYWRYRTFEPGKVWKLGDIVYSTPTYVGKPTERYDLIYDDLSYREFYSQKKDRRNILLVGANDGMLHAFNAGIFDTLNRKVDGLGKPLGDELWAVIPMNLLPHLKWLRDPQYCHVYYVDLKPKVTDVRIFSNDQDHPEGWGTVAIVGMRFGGTPITISSGTFTSSYFALDISNPDNPAVLWEFTDPDLGYTISYPSVLKVVEGEEEKWFVVFGSGTNTTPTGHTSTKHAYFYVLDLKSGQMLRKIEIPYPNNQTLGAFCGNPISVDVKLDYSVDVVYLPVTYIEKSGNTTIDKGALYRIVINNSIDPLDWQLSMAFQLDAPLTSGAAASMDEYGNLWVFFGSGKYFTDADETDTRTNYFVGFKDNYWNGGWNSQTSPSYTLSNLLDATNIKVKIDTSGAATVENIPGMGNLSFQAFVDSVNLKYKGWYVKLLNGEKSLNFPLVLGGAVLFTTYRVNPDPCGFGGEGWLYVLFYKTGTASSNAPLGLNTQRYAVTKVQMEGMPASPAVQIGSREEATAFVQTSTGEVRQIQTELPFSPKSGARIWRPANF, from the coding sequence ATGTTAAATAAAAAGTTTTTGCTATTGATAATGTTGTTTACGGCAGGTAGCCTTCTGGCACAGATGGAAGGGGAACCATGTAATGTCCCCCCCTTCCTTGCCCAGAAGGTTACCCCTAATATATTGATTATCATGGATAATTCAGGTTCGATGGGTGATCCTGCATATTGGGAAGATTATAACCCCAATAGGAGGTATTATGGGTATTTTGACCCCGACAAAGTGTACGAGTATGATGGAAACGCTTGGGTTCCTGTAAATAACTCGGCGGACTACTACACTTATTGGCCTGGGAATGTTCTCAACTGGGCCGTGATGTCAAGGATGAGCGTTCTTAAAAAAGTGCTCGTTGGCGGAAAGGCAGAAGCAAGAAGTCCAAGAGGGTTTGCCCATACTCTTTTATGTGAGTCGAGATATTCGTGGACTAGGTACGCGACGCTCAACGGTAGGACGTACGCATTTTATGTTGTAGGGGGATCTCCCAGTAGTTTAGAGATCTATTGGTTAAAGGTGTGGTATTGGGATCGAATTCTCTCCGCACAAAACAGGGTAGAAATTGACTCTACTTTTTCTCGTGGGGTGATTCAGAAACTTGGTGACAAAGATATGGATGGCAGGTGGGACGATGATGCTCCGAGATTCTGGTTAATTAATTTCAATGCCAAAGGAAACGGTAGAGAATTGAACAGTCTGGGAAGGATTGTTTACACTAGATCGGATAACGACGGTGGATTTGTATCCAGTTATTATCAGGATAATTCATCTATGAGTGGCTTCGTTAATGCAGTTCAAAATACTGATCCTGAAACATGGACTCCCTTAGCAGAGTGTTTGCTTGAAACGGTTGCATATTTTCAGCAAAATCCGCAACCTTATTTTTATAACAACGATTATAAGACTGGAACCCAATGGGACCCTATGGGTGACCCGCGCTATTGGTGCAGAAAGAGTTTCGTTCTCCTTTTGACCGATGGTGAGGCCACGAGGGATAAAGACCCAGTTCTTCAACAAGTTATTGGAGATTATGACCGTGATGGACTTGAACCGAACTTTACCGATTCGCAAATAGATCCATATAGTGGTCATTATCTTGACGATGCTGCGTTGTACATGCACGTGAATGATTTGCGGCCTAATATTCCAGGAACTCAGAATCTAACCCTTTACAGCGTTTTTGTCTTTGGGAGAGGCCACTCACTTCTCGCTGAAGCCAGCAAAGATGGTGGTTTCATAGATTACAACGGAAATAATAGGCCTGACCTTCAAAAAGAGTGGGATGCGAACAATGATGGCGTTCCGGACACCTACTATGAGGCTGAAAATGGTGAAGATATTGAAAGGGCTATAGAAGCTGCCATTCTGGATATTATGAGGAGAGTTAGTTCCGCTACCGCAGCGAGTGTTATTTCGCAGACCCAGAGGGGCGAAGGAACAATGTATCAGGCTTTCTTCCAACCATCTTACTTCACTTCTGGTGGGGAATTAACCTGGATCGGTGAAGTTGGTGCCTATTTTGTTGATAAAAATGGTAACTTGAGGGAAGATACGGATCAGGATGGAAAGCTTGATAGCACTGATTATATAATTAAATTTAAAGTGGAAGGAAATGAGACGAAAGCTGAAAGGTATGCGGTTTCCAACGATATGTCTTATAGAGTTGATGAGGTGGACATCTGGGATGTAAACTTCCTGTGGAGAGCTGGAAAGGGGTTACTGGATAAGCAAGCCGGTTATAGAAACATAAAGGCCATAATACCTTCAGGTTCTGGATATAGTCTCGTTGATTTTACAACTTCCCAGAGATCCAAGTTTCAGTCTTATTTGGGTGTGAGCGGAACTGTTAATTTTATAGACTCCTTGATAAACTACGTAAGGGGAGTTGATTACCAGAATCCTTATTGGAGGTATAGAACCTTTGAACCGGGTAAGGTCTGGAAGCTCGGCGACATCGTTTACTCAACTCCAACCTATGTGGGTAAACCTACGGAGCGATATGATTTAATTTATGATGACCTCTCCTACCGCGAGTTTTACAGTCAAAAGAAGGATAGGAGGAACATACTCCTTGTTGGTGCCAATGACGGCATGCTCCACGCCTTCAATGCAGGAATTTTTGACACACTAAACAGAAAAGTTGATGGCCTTGGAAAGCCACTGGGAGATGAGTTGTGGGCTGTTATACCAATGAATCTTCTTCCTCACCTTAAATGGTTGAGAGATCCACAATACTGCCATGTTTACTATGTGGATTTAAAACCCAAGGTCACCGATGTAAGGATTTTCAGCAATGACCAAGACCATCCAGAGGGTTGGGGTACAGTGGCCATTGTTGGTATGAGATTTGGTGGAACACCAATCACTATTTCAAGTGGTACTTTTACCTCTTCGTACTTTGCCCTTGATATCTCAAATCCAGATAACCCTGCTGTTTTGTGGGAATTTACAGATCCAGACCTCGGGTACACTATTTCTTACCCTTCGGTGCTAAAGGTGGTTGAAGGTGAAGAGGAGAAGTGGTTTGTAGTTTTTGGCTCAGGCACCAATACTACCCCAACAGGTCATACATCGACAAAACATGCCTATTTTTATGTTCTCGATCTTAAGAGTGGTCAAATGCTGAGAAAGATAGAGATACCTTATCCTAATAACCAGACTTTAGGTGCTTTTTGTGGAAATCCTATTTCAGTAGACGTTAAATTAGATTACAGCGTTGATGTCGTTTACCTTCCTGTTACATACATTGAAAAATCGGGCAATACAACCATTGACAAGGGAGCCTTGTATAGGATTGTGATCAATAACAGTATAGATCCTCTTGATTGGCAGCTTTCTATGGCTTTCCAGCTCGATGCACCACTCACTTCAGGCGCGGCAGCTTCCATGGACGAATATGGCAATCTCTGGGTATTCTTTGGATCTGGTAAGTACTTTACGGATGCCGATGAAACTGACACGAGAACGAATTATTTTGTTGGTTTTAAAGACAATTACTGGAATGGAGGCTGGAATTCACAAACTTCACCCAGTTATACATTATCGAATTTGTTGGATGCAACAAACATTAAGGTAAAGATTGACACTTCAGGTGCTGCCACCGTTGAAAATATTCCAGGAATGGGTAATCTCTCCTTCCAGGCATTTGTGGATTCTGTTAACTTAAAATATAAGGGCTGGTACGTGAAACTCTTAAATGGTGAGAAGTCACTTAATTTCCCTCTCGTTCTTGGTGGTGCTGTGCTTTTCACCACTTACAGGGTTAATCCTGATCCCTGTGGATTTGGTGGTGAGGGATGGCTTTATGTGCTATTCTACAAGACGGGAACTGCTTCTTCCAATGCGCCTCTCGGACTTAACACACAGAGATATGCTGTTACAAAGGTGCAAATGGAGGGTATGCCTGCATCTCCTGCCGTTCAGATTGGGTCAAGGGAAGAGGCAACAGCCTTTGTACAGACATCTACAGGCGAAGTGAGACAGATTCAAACGGAACTTCCCTTCAGTCCTAAGAGTGGTGCAAGGATATGGAGACCAGCAAACTTTTAA
- a CDS encoding PilW family protein, producing MSFNVKRKGITLIELLVSLGILSLLLAAVFVVYRSQIRTATTQRNISILQTDVQQAFNIMKFDVLMAGYGVPATQVPITGTNSSSGPDALNLISTGFIVGGTTRWSYTMDIFSANQIIVRRWGDERVDLQIGDAIIIMDDKKKLIVTQPLIVTGTEQLTYNNQPAYRITLNGNVQTAAGNFVYVVPGGQFQRVQYTLRNDTLLRGGVPFLTGVEDFQVSYWVDGNKNGIEDAGERVHNPQGISEFNQLLRSVRLNLVLLGTLDREYTFPQNRITVEDHTYNITGDQLHRRRRFYTIDVKVRNVR from the coding sequence ATGAGCTTTAATGTAAAGAGAAAGGGTATTACTTTAATTGAACTCTTGGTTTCCCTTGGTATTTTAAGCCTTCTTCTTGCAGCCGTTTTTGTGGTGTATCGCTCTCAGATAAGAACGGCCACAACTCAAAGAAACATCTCTATACTCCAGACAGATGTTCAGCAGGCGTTTAACATTATGAAATTTGATGTACTAATGGCTGGGTATGGAGTTCCTGCTACACAGGTTCCCATAACAGGTACTAACAGTTCAAGCGGCCCTGATGCTCTAAACCTTATCAGTACCGGTTTTATTGTAGGTGGCACGACGAGATGGAGTTATACAATGGATATTTTCAGCGCTAATCAGATTATCGTAAGGCGCTGGGGGGATGAAAGGGTCGATTTGCAGATCGGGGATGCTATAATCATTATGGATGATAAGAAAAAGTTGATTGTCACCCAGCCTTTAATCGTGACTGGGACGGAGCAATTGACCTATAACAACCAGCCTGCCTATCGCATTACTTTAAATGGTAACGTCCAAACAGCAGCGGGTAATTTTGTTTACGTGGTACCTGGCGGGCAGTTTCAAAGGGTGCAATATACCTTGAGAAATGACACCTTACTACGGGGTGGGGTGCCTTTCCTCACAGGTGTTGAGGACTTTCAGGTTTCCTACTGGGTAGATGGAAACAAAAACGGGATAGAAGATGCGGGTGAAAGGGTACATAATCCCCAGGGGATAAGTGAATTTAACCAATTACTAAGGTCAGTCAGATTAAATCTCGTTCTTCTCGGAACTCTGGATAGGGAATATACCTTCCCTCAGAATCGCATTACTGTCGAAGACCATACCTATAACATCACTGGTGACCAGCTCCACAGGAGGAGAAGGTTTTATACCATCGATGTAAAAGTGAGGAATGTAAGATGA
- a CDS encoding prepilin-type N-terminal cleavage/methylation domain-containing protein gives MKNKRKGFSLIELVVALSILTIGLLGVIPLAIATIKLNNVQNQMLNAKYLAERYSERFKSLSFDAPDLANDEDNNDLADTLNPDHREVQTLDNIQYTIMWNVANNADGTKTIRIIVRWYDARSRRQKSYFVETVRSSYEL, from the coding sequence ATGAAGAATAAAAGAAAAGGGTTTTCACTCATAGAGTTGGTTGTGGCTCTATCGATATTGACTATTGGGCTTTTGGGTGTCATACCTCTTGCCATTGCCACGATAAAATTAAACAATGTCCAAAATCAAATGCTTAATGCCAAGTATTTAGCGGAGCGCTATTCTGAAAGGTTTAAGAGTTTGTCCTTTGATGCCCCTGACCTTGCAAATGATGAAGACAACAACGACCTTGCGGATACTTTAAATCCGGACCATAGGGAAGTTCAGACCTTAGATAATATCCAGTATACTATTATGTGGAATGTAGCTAACAATGCTGACGGAACAAAGACTATAAGGATTATAGTCCGATGGTACGATGCAAGGAGCCGTAGGCAAAAAAGTTATTTTGTGGAAACAGTGAGGAGCTCTTATGAGCTTTAA